The window CACACGCTGCGTTTGATGGATTTGTGCGAGGAAATGTCGGACGATCCCGAATGGATCTCGTCGCACGAACAGTATCGACCCTTTGTGCTGTTTCATCGAACGCAAGCGGAAGCTCTCGGAGAGCTGGAAGAAAACACTCCTGAGGAAGCCATCCAGGCGATCAACCGCGGTCTGGATACGCTGCGAGAGTTCTTCGTCAAACACGAAGCGGAAGAGCACTTCGATGAAGACGAATTGATCGTGCGATTGGTTGATCTTCGCGAGTCGCTTCGGAACGAATATTCCGTCGGCCAAACGTTGCGAGAACGCTTGGACGCCGCTGTGCAAGAAGAGCAGTACGAGTTGGCAGCCAGGCTGCGTGATGAGCTGACTCGCCGCGAAACCCACTGATCGGGTGAATTTGCCATGCCGCTGATTGCACCGGCACCTCTGGGGTCGTCCACGTGGTTGTTGCAATTACGTACTTTCGCGATCGTCGGCCAGCTCATCACGATTCTGTTCGCTCGATTGCTCACGCCCACGTCGTTGCCGATTGGCGCGTTGTTGGTGTTGGTGATTTTCACCGCGATCACCAATGGTGCCTACGGTTGGTGGCTGTCTCGAGCCGAACGCAACCGCGAGGAATCAAACGGTGAATCCACGATGGATCCCGCCACTGGGCTCAGT of the Rhodopirellula baltica SH 1 genome contains:
- a CDS encoding UvrB/UvrC motif-containing protein; translation: MKRARHLDDLLRNWEFDPSSLNVRLIKGKDDRDVIQMRVDMGVLQLETTGRPDGELIEASETYLQHLQMTRLENADAELTEKDCNEIDREFMQFYHRRICWLRLQFYHRAVMDADHTLRLMDLCEEMSDDPEWISSHEQYRPFVLFHRTQAEALGELEENTPEEAIQAINRGLDTLREFFVKHEAEEHFDEDELIVRLVDLRESLRNEYSVGQTLRERLDAAVQEEQYELAARLRDELTRRETH